One Companilactobacillus farciminis KCTC 3681 = DSM 20184 genomic window, TCACATTTGAGCCAATTTTCTTTGCTATTCCGGACTAGAGAGTTGTTTCATATTTTTATACAGCCAAACAAATAAGCATCTATTCAGATAATGGTAGCCATTAATTGACTATATTTGAATAGATGCCATTTTTAATTTTGAGTTATTTGAAATAAATAATAAAAGACGTTTTCCAGTCGGGAGTGGTAGCTTTGTGGATGCTCAGTACTGAAATTTTGCTTAGCGATTTATCGCTTAGCAAAAGGTCAATCTTGGAGATGATTCCCGGTTCTGGAATTAGCTTCAAGTTGCGCCCAGTACGTTCCAGCGTCCACAAAGCTTCACTTACGACGACATCCAGCGGTAACCTATCTTAAAAAAAAACTCAGAAAAATTAATTTCTGAGTTCTTTTCTTCATTATCTATTAAAATTCAGCGTTACCAGGTGTTCTTGGGTAAGCAATGACATCTCTGATATTTTCCATACCTGTGATGTACATAACTAATCTTTCAAAACCGATACCGAAACCTGAGTGAACTGTACCACCGTACTTACGTAATTCTAAGTACCACTTGTAGTCTTCTTCGTTCATATCAAGTTCAGCCATTCTAGCTTCTAGTTTGTCCAAACGTTCCTCACGTTGTGAACCACCAATCAATTCACCGATTTCGGGAACTAACAAGTCAGCTGCGGCAACGGTCTTACCGTCGTCATTAGCACGCATGTAGAAAGCCTTGAAATCCTTAGGATAGTCAGTGATGAAGACAGGTTTCTTGTAAACTTGTTCTGATAGATAACGTTCGTGTTCAGAATCAAGATCTAGTCCCCAGTAAGGTTTAACTTCAAATTCAACGTCAGTAGCTTTTTCTAGGATGTCGATAGCATCTGTATAAGTTACGTGAGCAAATTCTTCGCCAGCTGTAGCTTTTAAGCGATCAATCAAAGTATTATCAACGTTTTCGTTCAAGAATTCTAGTTCTTCTTTAGCATGATCCATTACGTAATTGATAACGTACTTCAATAATGCTTCTGAACAATCCATTTCATCCTTCAAATCAGCAAAAGCAAGTTCCGGTTCGATCATCCAGAATTCTGAAGCGTGACGTCCAGTATGTGAGTTTTCGGCTCTGAATGTAGGACCGAATGTGTAAACATTTCTAAATGCCAAAGCGAA contains:
- the asnS gene encoding asparagine--tRNA ligase, with the protein product MQNVLVKDLYKKEFADGDKITVSGWIRTIRGSKRVGFIELNDGSFFKNVQVVMTSDMENYAEVVKYPISTTIKVVGELALTPKAQQPFEIHATEVVEEGSSDADYPLQKKAHSYEFMRTVAHLRPRTNTFYSVFRIRSLAAFAIHEYLQHNDFVYVHTPIITSSDAEGAGEMFEVTTLDMNNVPKTDDGKVDYSQDFFKKETNLTVSGQLEVEPFALAFRNVYTFGPTFRAENSHTGRHASEFWMIEPELAFADLKDEMDCSEALLKYVINYVMDHAKEELEFLNENVDNTLIDRLKATAGEEFAHVTYTDAIDILEKATDVEFEVKPYWGLDLDSEHERYLSEQVYKKPVFITDYPKDFKAFYMRANDDGKTVAAADLLVPEIGELIGGSQREERLDKLEARMAELDMNEEDYKWYLELRKYGGTVHSGFGIGFERLVMYITGMENIRDVIAYPRTPGNAEF